A window of the Streptomyces griseochromogenes genome harbors these coding sequences:
- a CDS encoding TetR/AcrR family transcriptional regulator, giving the protein MTIQTRRERERAERERLIVTAARELAEAEGWDAVTTRRLAAEIEYSQPVLYSHFKGKDAIMAAVAVQGFADLAAELRAARTAADGTRETLAEVARTYTSFARRRPALYDAMFTHLVDLPFATEEAPAPLREAFGELLLAVQPIAADGDDPGLLTETFWSGLHGLTTLMRSGRLPKEGHESRLALLIAHFTGD; this is encoded by the coding sequence ATGACGATCCAGACGCGCCGGGAGCGCGAACGAGCGGAACGCGAGCGGCTGATCGTGACGGCCGCGCGGGAGCTGGCGGAGGCGGAGGGCTGGGACGCGGTGACCACGCGCCGGCTGGCCGCCGAGATCGAGTACAGCCAGCCGGTCCTCTACAGCCACTTCAAGGGCAAGGACGCGATCATGGCGGCGGTCGCGGTGCAGGGCTTCGCCGACCTGGCGGCGGAGCTGCGGGCGGCGCGCACGGCGGCCGACGGCACCCGGGAGACGCTGGCGGAGGTGGCGCGGACGTACACGTCCTTCGCCCGGCGCAGGCCGGCCCTCTACGACGCGATGTTCACCCACCTGGTGGACCTGCCGTTCGCCACCGAGGAGGCGCCGGCGCCCCTGCGGGAAGCCTTCGGCGAGCTGCTCCTCGCCGTCCAGCCGATCGCGGCCGACGGCGACGACCCCGGCCTGCTGACGGAGACGTTCTGGTCGGGCCTGCACGGCCTGACGACACTGATGCGCAGCGGACGACTGCCGAAGGAGGGCCACGAGAGCCGCTTGGCCCTGCTGATCGCCCACTTCACGGGCGACTGA
- a CDS encoding methionine synthase: MSEKSEFRFSGATGVGSMPGGDAREAVKTVTGSFEDFPYLPELPARGPGADMIGRTAGMLVELYARVEPSGWRIGDRPGRDTKRARAWLGEDLDALEEFTQGYEGDLKVQAVGPWTLAAALELRNGEAALSDPGACRDLAASLGEGLRLHLAEVRRRIPGARIVLQLDEPSLTAVLRGQVRTASGYRTHRSVDRQIVESTLRDVIGVHDGGPVVVHSCAPDVPFALLRRAGAAAVSFDFSLLTERDDDIIGEAVEGGTRLFAGVVPGTDGPLSDPAGSVMGVRTLWRRLGLRPGLLAEAVTVTPACGLAGASPAYARQVLAHCVRAARSLADNPE, encoded by the coding sequence GTGAGTGAGAAGAGCGAGTTCAGGTTCTCCGGAGCCACCGGCGTCGGGTCCATGCCCGGAGGGGACGCGAGGGAGGCCGTCAAGACGGTCACCGGCAGCTTCGAGGACTTTCCGTATCTGCCCGAGCTCCCCGCCCGAGGCCCCGGCGCCGACATGATCGGCCGTACCGCCGGCATGCTCGTCGAGCTGTACGCGCGCGTGGAGCCCAGCGGCTGGCGGATCGGGGACCGGCCGGGGCGGGACACCAAGCGGGCCCGGGCCTGGCTGGGCGAGGACCTCGACGCCCTGGAGGAGTTCACCCAGGGCTACGAGGGCGACCTCAAGGTGCAGGCGGTCGGACCGTGGACCCTGGCCGCCGCACTGGAGCTGAGGAACGGCGAGGCCGCGCTGTCGGATCCCGGAGCCTGCCGCGACCTCGCCGCCTCCCTCGGCGAGGGCCTGCGCCTCCACCTCGCCGAGGTACGGCGGCGGATCCCCGGCGCCCGGATCGTCCTCCAGCTCGACGAGCCCTCCCTCACCGCCGTACTGCGCGGACAGGTCCGCACCGCCAGCGGCTACCGCACGCATCGGTCCGTGGACCGGCAGATCGTGGAGTCCACCCTGCGGGACGTCATCGGCGTCCACGACGGCGGACCCGTGGTCGTGCACTCCTGCGCCCCGGACGTCCCCTTCGCCCTGCTGCGACGGGCCGGCGCGGCCGCCGTCTCCTTCGACTTCTCGCTCCTCACCGAGCGTGACGACGACATCATCGGCGAGGCCGTGGAAGGCGGCACCCGGCTGTTCGCAGGTGTCGTGCCGGGCACGGACGGCCCATTGTCAGACCCTGCCGGTAGCGTCATGGGTGTCAGGACGCTGTGGCGCAGGCTGGGGCTGCGTCCCGGGCTGCTCGCGGAGGCGGTCACGGTCACCCCGGCGTGCGGTCTCGCGGGCGCTTCCCCCGCCTACGCGCGCCAGGTGCTCGCCCACTGCGTCCGGGCGGCGAGATCCCTCGCGGACAACCCAGAGTAA
- a CDS encoding N-acetylmuramoyl-L-alanine amidase translates to MGATTGRTAQAAGGDADRRLGRRALLVGGAAAAVGTAVLARQELSHLWWRLPGVARPRVAGAVDFRGARWVAASPANYRRADRPDDYAVDRVVIHVTQGGYRSAVKAFQDPAHGAAAHYIVRKDGRITQLIRELDVAFHAGNRAYNERSVGIEHEGFVEDASSFTDAMYAASARLTAAICGRYGISVDRGHVIGHVEVPGTDHTDPGPHWDWKRYMGLVRQARAAGA, encoded by the coding sequence ATGGGGGCGACGACCGGGCGGACGGCACAGGCGGCGGGCGGGGACGCGGACCGGCGGCTGGGGCGGCGGGCGCTGCTCGTCGGCGGGGCCGCGGCCGCCGTGGGCACGGCCGTGCTGGCCCGGCAGGAGCTGTCCCATCTGTGGTGGCGGCTGCCGGGGGTGGCGAGGCCCCGGGTGGCGGGGGCCGTCGACTTCAGGGGTGCGCGGTGGGTGGCGGCGTCACCGGCGAACTACCGGCGGGCGGACCGGCCGGACGACTACGCGGTCGACCGGGTCGTCATCCATGTCACGCAGGGCGGCTACCGCAGCGCGGTGAAGGCCTTCCAGGATCCGGCGCACGGGGCGGCGGCGCACTACATCGTGCGCAAGGACGGCCGGATCACCCAGCTGATCCGCGAGCTCGACGTGGCCTTCCACGCGGGCAACCGGGCCTACAACGAGCGCAGCGTCGGCATCGAGCACGAGGGCTTCGTGGAGGACGCCTCCTCGTTCACGGACGCGATGTACGCGGCCTCGGCGCGGCTGACGGCCGCGATATGCGGGCGCTACGGCATCTCCGTGGACCGGGGGCACGTCATCGGGCATGTGGAGGTGCCGGGGACGGACCACACCGATCCGGGGCCGCACTGGGACTGGAAGCGATACATGGGGCTGGTGCGACAGGCGAGAGCAGCAGGGGCATAA
- a CDS encoding DUF427 domain-containing protein has protein sequence MANGHSITIEKSERHVRAVRGDQVLAETDRPLVLRETGSPVRYYIPAEDVRLDLLTPSETHTVCPFKGTASYWSLPDAPDLVWAYPDPKPEVAEIRDHFCFYDVDVS, from the coding sequence ATGGCCAACGGACACAGCATCACCATCGAGAAGAGCGAGCGGCACGTGCGCGCGGTACGCGGCGACCAGGTGCTCGCTGAGACCGACCGGCCCCTCGTCCTGCGCGAGACGGGCTCTCCCGTGCGGTACTACATCCCCGCCGAGGACGTACGCCTCGACCTGCTCACTCCGTCCGAGACGCACACGGTCTGCCCCTTCAAGGGCACGGCCTCCTACTGGTCACTGCCGGACGCGCCCGACCTGGTGTGGGCGTACCCGGACCCGAAGCCGGAGGTGGCGGAGATCAGGGATCACTTCTGCTTCTACGACGTCGACGTGTCGTGA
- a CDS encoding putative bifunctional diguanylate cyclase/phosphodiesterase — protein sequence MEPTESAAPDARLRRHAGAWRGIRWTWRFAERTGTRARPAAPGGATEAHTPIPLAIEPAPALSGTDSERHLSWPALPAAVVAAAGFALGAGFYRAFTGHHALFPSGTVGWSLAVLTGIIVGHLVMLGRARWWGGTGSGAALTLAVLLLYGWVPAWMVSLTVVVLVGIARRHRWRQGVLHGAVDILGISVGALVLGCFGRVPSVEEPWRPDTWSIATAPEVVLVAAAYLAVSRGLLWYLHAPRGGGLPTVARTALVRQGLVAVALLGIAPLVCVVADAQPVLLPLFAIPLIALDSTLWMARARAEEQLRDPLTGLPNRQWLLERIWTALDDAERIGARTALMLIDLDRFRSVNDTLGHLAGDRLLLQIADRLRLALPRGAEAARLGGDEFAVLLPVADSTTSATRVARGLVAALSSPLDLDGLTLVLEASAGVAVFPDHALDAEGLLRRADVAMYQAKRDRTGVEVYESKRDSNTPDRLGLLGDLRRALDAHEVQLHYQPKVRFDGQVAGLEALVRWVHPERGKVPPDEFIAIAESSGLMPHLTEYVLETALAQVARWRAQGLYVPVAVNVSPRDVHTPGFAGSVAARLARHGVPAGALQLEITEHVLLEDPQRAADTLAGLTGHGVKMSLDDFGTGYSSLVHLRRLPVSELKIDRSFVARLAVDTEDAEIVRCTVDLAHSLGLLVVAEGVEDDETWERLRDLGCDAVQGWLVAAAMPPEETTAWLRARGSRGWQRPRAALPAAE from the coding sequence ATGGAACCGACCGAGAGCGCCGCCCCGGACGCACGGCTGCGCCGCCACGCGGGCGCGTGGCGGGGGATCCGGTGGACCTGGCGGTTCGCCGAGCGCACGGGCACCCGCGCACGCCCCGCCGCACCGGGCGGGGCGACCGAGGCACACACCCCGATCCCGCTGGCCATCGAGCCCGCTCCCGCACTGTCCGGCACCGACTCCGAACGGCACCTTTCCTGGCCCGCGTTGCCCGCGGCCGTCGTGGCCGCCGCCGGATTCGCCCTGGGCGCGGGCTTCTACCGCGCCTTCACCGGCCACCACGCGCTCTTCCCGTCCGGCACGGTCGGCTGGTCGCTGGCCGTGCTCACCGGAATCATCGTCGGCCACCTCGTGATGCTCGGCCGCGCCCGCTGGTGGGGCGGCACCGGTTCCGGCGCCGCCCTCACCCTCGCCGTCCTGCTGCTGTACGGCTGGGTGCCGGCCTGGATGGTCAGCCTGACCGTCGTCGTCCTGGTCGGCATAGCCAGGCGGCACCGCTGGCGGCAGGGCGTGCTGCACGGCGCCGTGGACATCCTCGGGATCAGCGTCGGTGCCCTGGTGCTCGGTTGCTTCGGACGTGTACCGAGCGTCGAGGAGCCCTGGCGTCCGGACACCTGGAGCATCGCCACGGCCCCCGAGGTGGTGCTCGTCGCGGCCGCCTACCTCGCGGTGAGCCGCGGCCTGCTGTGGTACCTGCACGCGCCGCGCGGCGGAGGACTGCCCACCGTCGCCCGCACCGCTCTGGTCAGACAAGGCCTGGTCGCCGTCGCGCTGCTCGGCATCGCGCCGCTGGTGTGCGTGGTCGCCGACGCCCAGCCGGTCCTGCTGCCGCTGTTCGCCATCCCGCTGATCGCCCTCGACTCCACCCTGTGGATGGCCCGGGCCCGTGCCGAGGAGCAGCTGCGCGACCCGCTGACCGGACTGCCCAACCGGCAGTGGCTGCTGGAGCGCATCTGGACCGCCCTCGACGACGCCGAGCGGATAGGCGCGCGCACCGCGCTCATGCTGATCGACCTCGACCGTTTCCGGTCGGTGAACGACACCCTCGGTCATCTCGCCGGTGACCGGCTGCTGTTGCAGATAGCCGACCGGCTCCGGCTCGCCCTGCCGCGCGGCGCGGAGGCCGCCCGGCTCGGCGGTGACGAGTTCGCCGTCTTACTGCCCGTCGCCGACTCCACCACGTCGGCCACGCGGGTCGCCCGCGGCCTCGTCGCCGCCCTCAGCTCGCCGCTCGACCTCGACGGGCTCACCCTCGTCCTGGAGGCCAGCGCGGGCGTCGCCGTCTTCCCCGATCACGCCCTGGACGCCGAGGGGCTGCTGCGGCGGGCGGACGTGGCGATGTACCAGGCGAAGCGGGACCGTACGGGCGTCGAGGTCTACGAGTCCAAGCGGGACTCCAACACCCCGGACCGGCTGGGTCTGCTGGGTGATCTGCGCCGGGCGCTGGACGCGCACGAGGTGCAGCTGCACTACCAGCCCAAGGTCCGCTTCGACGGCCAGGTCGCCGGCCTGGAGGCGCTGGTGCGCTGGGTGCATCCCGAGCGCGGGAAGGTGCCGCCGGACGAGTTCATAGCGATCGCCGAGTCCTCGGGGCTGATGCCCCATCTGACGGAGTACGTGCTGGAGACCGCGCTCGCGCAGGTCGCCCGCTGGCGGGCCCAGGGGCTGTACGTCCCGGTCGCGGTCAACGTCTCCCCGCGCGATGTCCACACACCCGGTTTCGCGGGCTCGGTCGCCGCGCGCCTGGCCCGGCACGGAGTTCCCGCGGGCGCGCTCCAGCTGGAGATAACCGAGCATGTGCTGCTGGAGGATCCGCAGCGGGCCGCCGACACCCTCGCCGGGCTCACCGGGCACGGCGTGAAGATGTCCCTGGACGACTTCGGCACCGGGTACTCCTCCCTGGTGCATCTGCGCCGGCTGCCGGTGAGCGAGCTGAAGATCGACCGGTCCTTCGTGGCCCGGCTGGCCGTGGACACCGAGGACGCCGAGATCGTGCGCTGCACGGTGGACCTGGCGCACTCGCTGGGGCTGCTCGTCGTCGCCGAAGGGGTGGAGGACGACGAGACGTGGGAGCGGCTGCGGGATCTCGGCTGTGATGCGGTGCAGGGGTGGCTGGTCGCCGCGGCGATGCCGCCGGAGGAGACGACGGCGTGGCTGCGGGCGAGGGGGTCCCGGGGCTGGCAACGACCGCGCGCCGCGCTGCCGGCCGCCGAATAG
- a CDS encoding SDR family oxidoreductase encodes MAGMATHVITGAGSGIGAAVARRLHARGDELVLHARDAGRAKELAAEFPGARTLVGDLSDPDRLSWAFSHQTLPDRIDSLLHIAGVVDLGEVGELTPKSWRHQLNVNLIAPAELTRHFLPQLRAAQGHVIFVNSGAGLNAHAGWSAYAASKHGLKALADSLRQEEHGNGVRVTSVYPGRTASPMQAKVHQQEGKDYDPARWIDPESVATTILMSLDLPRDAEINDMTVRPGR; translated from the coding sequence ATGGCGGGCATGGCTACTCATGTGATCACCGGGGCCGGTTCCGGCATCGGCGCGGCCGTCGCCCGCCGTCTGCACGCGCGCGGGGACGAACTCGTCCTGCACGCGCGCGACGCGGGCCGCGCGAAGGAACTGGCGGCCGAGTTCCCCGGGGCGCGCACCCTGGTCGGCGATCTGTCCGACCCGGACAGGCTCTCCTGGGCCTTCTCCCATCAGACGCTCCCGGACCGGATCGACTCGCTGCTCCACATCGCCGGCGTCGTGGACCTCGGTGAGGTCGGCGAGCTGACCCCCAAGTCCTGGCGTCACCAGCTCAACGTCAACCTGATCGCCCCCGCCGAGCTGACCCGGCACTTCCTGCCCCAGCTTCGCGCCGCCCAAGGCCATGTGATCTTCGTCAACTCCGGTGCCGGACTCAACGCCCACGCCGGCTGGTCCGCGTACGCCGCCTCCAAGCACGGCCTCAAGGCCCTCGCCGACTCCCTGCGCCAGGAGGAGCACGGCAACGGCGTCCGCGTCACGTCCGTCTACCCCGGCCGCACGGCCAGCCCCATGCAGGCCAAGGTCCACCAGCAGGAGGGCAAGGACTACGACCCCGCCCGCTGGATCGACCCCGAGTCGGTGGCCACGACGATCCTGATGTCCCTGGACCTCCCGAGGGACGCGGAGATCAACGACATGACGGTGCGCCCGGGGCGCTGA
- the ligA gene encoding NAD-dependent DNA ligase LigA: MAGDKQQAETAVPAEARDKHAQLAEQIEEHRFRYYVKDAPVISDAEFDQLLKTLETLEEQYPELRTPDSPTQKVAGSYATEFTAVEHRQRMLSLDNTFNDDELAAWADRIARELGEQEYHFLCELKVDGLAVNLTYERGRLTRAATRGDGRTGEDITPNVRTIAEIPDRLQGDDVPDLVEIRGEVYFPMEKFEELNARLVAAGDKPFANPRNAAAGSLRQKDPRVTATRPLHMVVHGIGALEGFTGMTRLSQAYDLLKTWGLPTSSHNRVVDDLDGVRQFIAYYDGEMRHSVEHEIDGAVVKLDEIRLQGRLGSTARAPRWAIAYKYAPEEVNTKLIDIKVGVGRTGRVTPYAQVEPVTVAGSEVEFATLHNQEVVKAKGVLIGDTVVIRKAGDVIPEILGPVVDLRDGSEREFVMPGECPECGTPLRPMKEGDIDLRCPNARTCPAQLRERVSYLAGRECLDIEHFGDVAAAALTRPLEPADPPLVDEGDLFDLTVEKLLPIKAYVLDQDSGLPKRDPKTGEEKVVTVFANQKGEPKKNTLALLENIEAAKQRPLARFLNGLSIRHVGPVAAQALAREFRSIDRIEQASEEELATTDGVGPIIAAALKEWFAEDWHREIIRKWKAAGVPMEDQSSGEDEGPRPLEGLTVVVTGTLENFTRDGAKEALQSRGAKVTGSVSKKTSFVVVGDNPGSKYDKAMQLKVPVLNEDGFGVLLEQGPEAAAEVALPTGE, translated from the coding sequence GTGGCCGGCGACAAGCAGCAGGCGGAGACGGCAGTGCCCGCCGAGGCACGTGACAAGCACGCGCAGCTCGCTGAGCAGATCGAGGAGCACCGCTTCCGGTACTACGTGAAGGACGCTCCGGTCATCAGCGATGCGGAGTTCGACCAGCTCCTGAAGACCCTGGAGACGCTGGAGGAGCAGTATCCGGAGCTGCGCACGCCGGACTCGCCGACCCAGAAGGTCGCCGGGTCCTACGCGACGGAGTTCACGGCGGTCGAGCACCGCCAGCGGATGCTCTCGCTCGACAACACCTTCAACGACGACGAGCTGGCCGCCTGGGCCGACCGCATCGCCAGGGAACTGGGCGAGCAGGAGTACCACTTCCTGTGCGAGCTGAAGGTCGACGGCCTCGCCGTCAACCTCACCTACGAGCGCGGCCGCCTCACGCGCGCGGCGACGCGCGGCGACGGCCGCACCGGCGAGGACATCACCCCCAACGTGCGTACGATCGCGGAGATCCCGGACCGTCTGCAGGGCGACGACGTCCCCGACCTCGTGGAGATCCGCGGCGAGGTCTACTTCCCGATGGAGAAGTTCGAGGAGCTGAACGCCCGTCTGGTCGCGGCCGGCGACAAGCCCTTCGCCAACCCCCGTAACGCGGCAGCGGGTTCGCTGCGCCAGAAGGACCCGCGCGTCACCGCCACCCGCCCGCTGCACATGGTGGTGCACGGCATCGGCGCCCTGGAGGGCTTCACGGGCATGACCCGCCTCTCCCAGGCCTACGACCTGCTGAAGACCTGGGGCCTGCCCACCTCCTCGCACAACCGCGTGGTCGACGACCTCGACGGCGTACGGCAGTTCATCGCTTACTACGACGGCGAGATGCGCCATTCCGTGGAGCACGAGATCGACGGCGCCGTCGTCAAGCTGGACGAGATCCGGCTCCAGGGCCGCCTCGGCTCCACCGCGCGCGCCCCGCGCTGGGCGATCGCCTACAAGTACGCGCCGGAAGAGGTCAACACCAAGCTCATCGACATCAAGGTGGGCGTCGGCCGCACGGGCCGCGTCACGCCGTACGCGCAGGTCGAGCCGGTCACGGTGGCCGGCAGCGAGGTCGAGTTCGCCACCCTGCACAACCAGGAGGTGGTCAAGGCCAAGGGCGTGCTCATCGGCGACACCGTGGTCATCCGCAAGGCCGGTGACGTCATCCCGGAGATCCTCGGCCCGGTGGTGGACCTGCGCGACGGCAGCGAGCGGGAGTTCGTGATGCCGGGCGAGTGCCCCGAGTGCGGGACGCCGCTGCGGCCCATGAAGGAGGGCGACATCGACCTCCGCTGCCCCAACGCCCGCACCTGCCCGGCCCAGCTGCGCGAGCGTGTCTCCTACCTCGCGGGCCGCGAGTGCCTGGACATCGAGCACTTCGGTGACGTGGCGGCCGCCGCGCTCACCCGTCCGTTGGAGCCGGCCGACCCGCCGCTGGTGGACGAGGGCGACCTGTTCGACCTGACGGTGGAGAAGCTGCTGCCCATCAAGGCCTATGTCCTCGACCAGGACAGCGGTCTGCCCAAGCGGGACCCCAAGACGGGCGAGGAGAAGGTCGTCACGGTCTTCGCCAACCAGAAGGGCGAGCCGAAGAAGAACACCCTCGCGCTGCTGGAGAACATCGAGGCGGCCAAGCAGCGGCCCCTCGCCCGGTTCCTCAACGGTCTGTCCATCCGGCACGTCGGCCCGGTGGCCGCGCAGGCCCTCGCGCGCGAGTTCCGTTCCATCGACCGCATCGAACAGGCCAGTGAGGAGGAGCTGGCCACCACCGACGGCGTCGGCCCGATCATCGCCGCCGCCCTCAAGGAGTGGTTCGCCGAGGACTGGCACCGCGAGATCATCCGAAAGTGGAAGGCCGCCGGGGTCCCGATGGAGGACCAGTCGTCCGGCGAGGACGAGGGGCCGCGCCCGCTGGAGGGGCTCACCGTCGTCGTCACCGGCACGCTGGAGAACTTCACCAGGGACGGCGCCAAGGAGGCGCTGCAGAGCCGTGGTGCCAAAGTGACCGGTTCTGTTTCCAAGAAGACCTCGTTCGTTGTCGTGGGCGACAATCCGGGATCGAAGTACGACAAGGCCATGCAGCTGAAGGTTCCGGTTCTGAACGAGGACGGTTTCGGCGTCCTTTTGGAGCAGGGCCCCGAAGCGGCGGCCGAAGTCGCGCTTCCGACCGGGGAGTAG
- the mnmA gene encoding tRNA 2-thiouridine(34) synthase MnmA — translation MTDTPQRTRPLRVLAAMSGGVDSAVAAARAAEAGHDVTGVHLALSANPQSFRTGARGCCTIEDSRDARRAADVIGIPFYVWDLADRFREDVVEDFVAEYEAGRTPNPCLRCNEKIKFAALLDKALALGFDAVCTGHYAQVITHEDGSRELHRASDMAKDQSYVLGVLDERQLAHAMFPLGDTVTTKEEIRAEAERRGLAVAKKPDSHDICFIADGDTQGFLAKRLGTTEGDIVDESGAKLGTHEGAYGFTIGQRKGLRIGTPAADGKPRYVLDISPVNNTVTVGPAAALDVTALTAIKPRWCGTAPAGPGTYTAQLRAHGGETEVTAETADGELRVTFTEPVRGVAPGQAIVLYDGTRVVGSATIASTTRATATV, via the coding sequence ATGACTGACACCCCGCAGCGCACCCGCCCCCTCCGCGTCCTCGCCGCCATGTCGGGCGGTGTGGACTCCGCCGTCGCCGCCGCCCGCGCGGCCGAGGCGGGCCACGACGTGACCGGCGTCCACCTCGCGCTCTCCGCGAACCCCCAATCCTTCCGCACCGGCGCGCGGGGCTGCTGCACCATCGAGGACTCGCGCGACGCCCGCCGCGCCGCCGACGTCATCGGCATCCCGTTCTACGTCTGGGACCTCGCCGACCGCTTCCGGGAGGACGTCGTCGAGGACTTCGTCGCCGAGTACGAGGCGGGCCGGACCCCCAACCCCTGCCTGCGCTGCAACGAGAAGATCAAGTTCGCCGCGCTGCTGGACAAGGCGCTGGCCCTCGGCTTCGACGCGGTCTGCACCGGTCACTACGCGCAGGTGATCACGCACGAGGACGGCTCCCGCGAACTCCACCGCGCCTCCGACATGGCCAAGGACCAGTCCTACGTGCTCGGCGTCCTGGACGAGCGGCAGCTCGCCCACGCGATGTTCCCGCTCGGCGACACGGTCACCACCAAGGAGGAGATCCGCGCGGAGGCCGAGCGCCGGGGCCTGGCCGTCGCCAAGAAGCCCGACTCCCACGACATCTGCTTCATCGCCGACGGCGACACCCAGGGCTTCCTGGCCAAGCGTCTCGGCACCACGGAGGGCGACATCGTCGACGAGTCCGGCGCCAAGCTGGGCACGCACGAGGGGGCGTACGGCTTCACCATCGGCCAGCGCAAGGGCCTGCGCATCGGCACCCCGGCCGCCGACGGCAAGCCGCGCTACGTCCTCGACATCTCCCCGGTGAACAACACGGTGACCGTCGGACCGGCCGCGGCTCTGGACGTCACCGCCCTGACGGCGATCAAGCCGCGCTGGTGCGGCACCGCCCCGGCCGGCCCCGGCACCTACACCGCCCAGCTGCGCGCCCACGGCGGCGAGACCGAGGTCACCGCGGAGACGGCCGACGGCGAACTGCGCGTCACCTTCACCGAGCCGGTCCGCGGCGTCGCCCCCGGCCAGGCGATCGTCCTGTACGACGGCACGCGCGTGGTGGGCTCGGCGACGATCGCGTCGACCACGCGCGCGACAGCGACGGTGTGA
- a CDS encoding alpha/beta fold hydrolase translates to MDKKTTSRDGTSLAYQVIGQGPTVILVSGAMSTGGTMAPLAHRLADRCAAVVYDRRGRGGSGDTAPYAVAREVEDLAALIDAVGGDAVLFGVSSGGALVLEAAASGLPVRRAAVYEAPYADFLAGGAEREAAYKENLRTALAEGRRGDAVELFLRLTGLGEEMIRGARQSPMWAGMEAVAPSLAYDDTVMGDGLLPRERLAAVSVPVLVVAGGASPEWMRAANRAVADAAPQGEYRVLEGQTHMVEPDVLGPVLAEFVIG, encoded by the coding sequence ATGGACAAGAAGACGACTTCCCGCGACGGCACCTCCCTCGCGTACCAAGTGATCGGCCAGGGGCCGACGGTGATCCTGGTGAGCGGCGCGATGTCCACCGGAGGCACCATGGCGCCCCTCGCCCACCGGCTCGCCGACCGGTGCGCGGCCGTGGTCTACGACCGCCGGGGCCGTGGCGGGAGCGGCGACACGGCGCCGTACGCGGTGGCCCGGGAGGTCGAGGACCTGGCCGCGCTGATCGACGCGGTGGGCGGCGACGCGGTGCTGTTCGGCGTCTCCTCGGGCGGCGCGCTGGTGCTGGAGGCGGCGGCGAGCGGCCTGCCGGTGCGCCGGGCGGCCGTGTACGAGGCGCCGTACGCGGACTTCCTGGCCGGCGGTGCCGAGCGGGAGGCCGCGTACAAGGAGAACCTGCGCACGGCACTCGCGGAGGGCCGCCGCGGGGACGCCGTGGAACTGTTCCTGCGGCTGACGGGTCTCGGCGAGGAGATGATCCGGGGCGCCCGCCAGTCCCCGATGTGGGCGGGCATGGAGGCTGTCGCGCCGAGCCTGGCGTACGACGACACGGTCATGGGCGACGGCCTGTTGCCACGGGAACGGCTGGCCGCCGTCTCCGTGCCCGTCCTGGTGGTCGCGGGCGGGGCGAGCCCGGAGTGGATGCGCGCGGCGAACCGGGCGGTCGCGGACGCGGCACCGCAGGGCGAATACCGCGTCCTGGAGGGGCAGACGCACATGGTGGAGCCCGACGTACTCGGCCCCGTGCTCGCCGAGTTCGTCATCGGGTGA
- a CDS encoding TIGR00730 family Rossman fold protein, protein MNICVFLSAADLDERYTRPAREFAKLLGKGGHTLVWGGSDVGLMKVVADAVREAGGRLLGVSVEFLSAKAHPGADEMVIASDLAERKKLLLEKADAVVIMVGGTGTLDEATEILELKKHGRTDKPVVLLNTAGFYDGLETQFRRMEDEGFLPRPLSELVFFAEDPAGALAYLEASSRIR, encoded by the coding sequence ATGAACATCTGCGTCTTCCTCTCCGCGGCCGATCTCGACGAGCGATACACGCGCCCCGCGCGCGAGTTCGCGAAACTCCTCGGCAAGGGCGGGCACACCCTGGTGTGGGGCGGTTCCGACGTCGGACTGATGAAGGTCGTCGCCGACGCTGTGCGGGAGGCGGGCGGCAGGCTGCTCGGCGTCTCGGTCGAGTTCCTGTCGGCGAAGGCGCATCCCGGCGCCGACGAGATGGTCATCGCCTCCGACCTCGCCGAACGCAAGAAGCTGCTGCTGGAGAAGGCCGACGCGGTGGTGATCATGGTGGGCGGTACCGGGACGCTGGACGAGGCCACCGAGATCCTGGAGCTGAAGAAGCACGGCCGCACCGACAAGCCGGTGGTGCTGCTGAACACGGCGGGCTTCTACGACGGCCTCGAGACGCAGTTCCGCCGTATGGAGGACGAGGGCTTCCTGCCGCGTCCGCTGTCCGAGCTGGTGTTCTTCGCCGAGGACCCGGCGGGCGCGCTCGCCTACCTGGAGGCGTCGTCGCGCATCCGGTGA
- a CDS encoding DUF4267 domain-containing protein: protein MTVTAYTLAVVLDLFCVFLGYRFLFQPASAAAGYGVPARPDGDAGAYLTVKGLKDGTFGVLGLVLLAFAGARAEALFMLCVALVPLGDTLIVLRNGGTKAVAFGIHFATAIVVLIGAALLFVV from the coding sequence GTGACCGTCACCGCGTACACCCTGGCCGTCGTACTCGATCTGTTCTGCGTGTTCCTCGGCTACCGGTTCCTGTTCCAGCCCGCCTCCGCCGCGGCCGGCTACGGCGTCCCCGCCCGGCCGGACGGCGACGCGGGCGCCTACCTCACGGTCAAGGGCCTCAAGGACGGCACCTTCGGCGTGCTGGGCCTGGTCCTGCTGGCCTTCGCCGGCGCCCGTGCCGAGGCGCTGTTCATGCTCTGCGTGGCCCTCGTTCCGCTCGGCGACACGCTGATAGTCCTGCGCAACGGCGGTACGAAGGCCGTCGCCTTCGGGATCCACTTCGCCACCGCGATCGTTGTACTGATCGGTGCCGCGCTGCTCTTCGTCGTCTGA